The window GCCCACGCCGCCGGGGTCCTGGACCGGCACCAGGACCACCTGGCCCGGGGCGAGGCGGTCGCCAGCGAGATCGTCAACGACGGGTGGCGGAAGCACCTGGGCTTCTCCGCCCTCCCCGAGGTCTCGCCCCAGGCCGCGGGCGCCAACCTGGCGGGGATCGTGCGCGCGCACGACCTGACGCTGTACGCGCACTACCGGACGGACGAGGCCGGGCACGCCGGCACGCGCGAGGCGGCGCACGCCGCCCTGGAGCGCGTGGACCGATTCCTGGGCGGGCTGCTGCAGGCCCTCCCGGACGACGGGCTGGTGGTCGTCGCCAGCGATCACGGCAACCTGGAGGAGCTGGACGCCGGCCATACCACCAACCCGGTGCTGGGCCTGCTCCTGGGGCGGCGCCCGCCCGCCGACGACCACCTCGACTCGATCCTGGACGTGACGGAGCACCTGCTGCGCTGGAGCGGCGTCGACGCCTGACGCCATGGGTGCGCCCCGGACCCGCGCCGATCTTCGCGCATGGTCCGTCACGCACCCCTCGGCGAGCTGCTCGTCCAGGCCGGAGCCCTCTCCCCGGTCGCGCTCCAGGAGGCGCTCGAGCGCCAGCGCACCGGTACGGGCCGGCTCGGGGAGACCCTGGTGCAGCACCGGCTGGCGGACGCGGAGGCCGTCGCGCGCGCGTTGGCGCAGCAGGTGGCCCTCCCGTACGCGCCCGCGCCGCTCGCGCCGGACCCCGCGGCTGCACGGCTGGTGCGGCCGGAGCTGGCCCGCACGCTCGGGCTGGTCCCGCTCGCGCTGGAGGGCCGGGCATTGCGCGTGGCCATGGCGGACCCGCTCGACCACGACGCGGTGGTGCAGGTCGGCTTCCACTGCGGCCGGCGCGTCGTTCCCGCCGTCGCCTCCACGCGCGCCATCGAGCGCGCGCATCTGCTCGCCTACGGGGGTGAGCTGTCCGAGCTGGTGCGGGACCTCCCGAGCCTCCGTCCGGAGGAGGATCGCTCCGCGCGCGTGCTGGAGCGCGAGGCCAGCTCCGCCCCGGTGGTGCGGCTCGTGGACCTGTTGCTGCGACGCGCGGTGGAGGACGGCGCCAGCGACATCCACCTGGAGGGCGCGGGCAGCGAGCTGAAGGTGCGCCTGAGGGTGGACGGTGTGCTGCGCACGCTGATCGAGCTGCCGCTCGTCGGGCGCGACGCCGTGGTCTCGCGCCTGAAGATCATGGCCGGTCTGGACATCGCCGAGCGCCGCCGGCCGCAGGACGGTGGGTTCCAGATCGAACAGGCCGGAGGCGTGCTCACCGTGCGGGCGTCCACGCTGCCGGTGGAAGGAGGGGAGAAGGTGGTGCTGCGCTTGCTCGATCCGCTGCACGCGCCCGCCGGCCTCGACGTGCTCGGGCTCGCGGATGACGACCTGCGCCGCCTGCGCCGCGCGCTCGGTGCCAACCAGGGGCTGCTGCTGGTGGCGGGTCCCACCGGCAGCGGGAAGAGCACCACGTTGCAGGCCGCCCTGATGGAGCTGGACCGCGCCCGCCGCAACGTCGTGACGCTGGAGGATCCCATCGAGTACCGGCTCGACGGCGCCCACCAGGTCCAGGTGCGGCGCGCGGCGGGACTCACGTTCCCGTCCGTGTTGCGGGCCGTGCTGCGTCAGGACCCGGACGTCATCATGGTGGGCGAGGTCCGCGACGGAGAGACGGCGGAGATCGCCATCAGCGCCGCCGTGACCGGCCACCTGGTCCTGTCCACCGTCCACACGGTGGACGCCGCAGGCGCTCTCACCCGGCTGATGAACATGGGCGTGCCGGCCTACCTGGTGGCGGCGGGCGTCACGGCCGTGGTGGCGCAACGGTTGGTGCGGACGGTGTGTCCCCGCTGTCGGGGCCGTCCGTCCGGGTGTGACGCCTGCCCGGACGGCTATCGTGGTCGAACCGGGATCTTCCAGGTCCTGACCGTCAATGATGCGCTGCGCGATCGCCTGCTGCGGGGGGCGTCCACCGCTGAGCTGCGCCGTCTGGCCCGGCGCGCCGGGACGCGGAGCCTGGTCGAGGACGCGCAACGCAAGGTGGCCGAGGGCGTGACCACGCCCCACGAGGTGGCCCGGGTGCTCCAGGCCGATGCGGGTAGCCTGCTACCCTGTCGGGCCTGCGGTGGGGACGTCCCGGACGAATCGCTGGGGTGCCCGCACTGCGGTGCGGAGGTGGAGCGGCGCTGCGCGTGTGGGAGCGCCCTGCTGGCGGAGTGGCGGTTCTGCCCGGCCTGTCGCCGGAAAGCCTAGCGGAGGAAGAGGCTCCCCCAGCCAGGCTACGGCGTGGTCGCCGGTGCGGGCAGGCCCTGCGGCGCCCGGTTCCCCTGCGGCAGCAGGTGCACGAGGTAGCTCAGCGCCATCATGACCACGAACAGGCAGAGGACGGCGCGCTGACCCAGACCCAGGCGACGGGCCGTGCCCACAGGGACCGGGCTCTGCACGGCGGCGGTGCGGCGCAGGCCGCCGGACTCCTGCAGGATGGTGCGCATGTCCGCCCCGCAGCGCGCGCACAACCGGAACATGCCGGGGTTCACGCCCCAGCAATGCGGGCAGATGCTGTGCTCGCCCTCGGAGGACGGCGCCGAGGCCGGATGCACGCGGAGATCCGGCAGGCGGCTCCGGCTCCGCTCCTGGGAAGTGCCGATGTCGGTCATCCCCTGACGCGCTGCTCCATCTCCCGGAGGAGTCGTTCGACGGGATCTCCACCCGACGGCCACAGGACGCCATCGGAAAGACGGTTCAGGGCCACGCGGACCCGGGAGAAGCGGTCCGCCACATCGTTGAAGACGTCGCCCAGACCGAATCGTACCGCCTGTCCGCTGTCCGCCGCCAGACGGTAGCCCGTGGTGCCCATCTCCTCGTAGTAGCGCACGGACGGCGCACCACGCAGCCGCTCCCGCCGCTGCAGGTACTGCGGGAACAGGCCCGACAGCCACAGCGACAGGTTCCCGAGATGCAGGTTGAGCAGGAAGGCCTCATCGGCACCGACGCGCGTGCGATGCAGCACGATGTCGACGAGATAGCGGTATTCGTCGTCGGAGTGCTCGCTCGGCCGGTAGGCCCGCCGCTCCCGCCCGAACGACACCACCAGCGTGGCCACGTAGTCGGCCATCACGCGGTCGTCGATCCCGCCCTCCAGAAGGGCATGACGGACCAGGACGTAGAAGATCAGCTCCGGCGGAGAGGCCGCACGCCGGTCGGTCAGCAACGCGTTGCGCACCCGGGGATCGTCGAGCAAGGCGTCGATCCCGCCGGCGTCCAATCGCTGCTCGGCGGCCGCCCGCAGCATGTCGTCGTCGCCTGCCAGCAGGCCGACGAGGTGCATGGCATCCTGGCGTCCGAACGACGCGCGAATCGTGGGAAGGATCACGGTCCACCTCCCGCTGAGCGTCCGACCCACCCCCGGCATCCGCAAACCACAGGCCAGGGGGTCCCTCGGTCCTACACCGGAGTTTCGGCCGGGGATACGGGACGCTTCACACCGCGTGTCCGCGTCGGAGGTCGTTCACGGTGGACACCCGTGCGCGGCCCGAAGCAGCGGCAGCACTCGCCAGGTGCGGCTGCCAGGCGCCCGCTCGACGCCGCGAGGGGCTGCCTGTCCGCTCGCGCCGCTCAGCCCTCGAAGGCCTGACGCCGCACCGTGAGCGCGTCGATGAAGTCGAGATCCAGGTCGACCCCGATCCCCACCCCGGAGGGCACGCGCATGTGACCTCCGTCCACCACGAACTCGGGTGTGACCACGTCGCGGGCCCAGTAGCGGCTGCTGGCGGAGATGTCCCCGGGCAGGGAGAAGCCCGGCAGGGACGCGAGCGCCAGGTTGTACGCGCGGCCCACACCCGACTCCAGCATGCCTCCGCACCATACCGGCATGTCGTGCGCCCGACAGAAGTCGTGGATGGCCACCGAGGACGCGAAGCCTCCCACGCGACCCGGCTTGATGTTGATGATGCGCCCGCTGCCGAGCTCGTGCGCCAGGCGGGCGTCCTCCACCGAACGGATCGACTCGTCCAGGCAGATGGGGGTCGCCAGCTCCGCCTGCAGACGGGCATGATCACGCAGGTCGTGCCAGGCGAGCGGCTGCTCGATCATCATCAGGTCCAGCTCGTCCAACTGCTTCAGGTGATCCACGTCGGCGAGCGTGTACGCGGAGTTGGCGTCCGCCATGAAGGGGACGTCGGGGAAGTGCTCCCTCAGCACGCGCAGCATGGCGACGTCGCGACCCGGCTTGATCTTGATCTTGACCTTCCGGTAGCCCTGCTCCACGAACGCCCGCACCCGCTCGATCAGCGCATCGTCCGTTCCCTGGATCCCTACGCTGACCCCCACGGGCACCGACTCCGCCGTGCCTCCCACGACATCGCGGAGCGCGGCGCCGCGCCGGGCGGACTCGAGCGCCCATCCGGCCATCTCCACGGCGGCGAGCGCCATCGGGTGACCGCGGATCCACGCCACCGGTGCGAGCATCTCGCGCGGATCGTCCACGTCCGTGCCGGCCACCACGGGCAGCACGAAGTCCGTCAGGAGGTGCCACGCCGTGTCCGTGGTCTCGTACGAATAGGACGGGTCCTCGGCCGCAACGCATTCGGACCAGACGGTCTGCCCTCCCGCCTCGACACGCAGCAGCAGGACGCGGCGGTCCTGTCGGCCTCCGCTGCTGATCTCGAAACGCTCCTTGAGGTTGAGTCCGATCTCGCGCAGCTCGAGCCGATCGATCCGCATACCGTCCGTTCCTTTCGGGTTGATCCGCTCAGCGCGCCCGCAGGTGGGCGAAGACGTCGTCCACCTGTTCGAAGCCGACCTTGAGCAGGAAGGTGTTGTTGCGTCCGTAGGACTTCGATCCCAACACGAAGAAATCCGGCTCCGGGCTCCGGAGCGCATCGATGCCGTGGCCGCCCTGGTCCAGGCAGTCCGCGGAGCTGCCCGCACCGAGCAGGGCGGCGGAGAGCTTCATCAGACCGGCGGTGGCCCAGCACTCGTGGACCTGGAGCTGCCGGTACAGCCCCGCGTCTCCGATGGAGCCCGTGAGCGACACGATCCGGTCCACGCGCTCGCGCTCGATGGCGCCGTCGCTCCTGCGGAGGTCCACCTGGAGCGCGTCCCCCTCCCGCGCCACGGCATCCACCACGCGGCCCGCCCTCACCTGCACCGCAGGGAGCCGGCCGGCCGCCAGCGCAGCGGCGGAGCGTGCCAGGGCCGCCCGCTCGGGAAGCGGATCGTCCGGGATCGGCTCGAAGCAGGCCGGGTCTTCCCGGACGGCCCACAACACCTGCGTCCCGGTCCGCTCCGCGAGTCCCGCCAGGTCCCGCGCGGCGGTCTGTGCGGAGTGGCCGGCACCCACCAGCAGCACGCGACGCCCCTTCCACCCCGACGCATCGGACCGGACGTCCGGGATGGACCGCACGATGTCGGCCTCCGCGGCGCGCTCGCCCGGAGCGGGGATCCCCCCGTCCCCGAGCGGGTTGGGCTGTCCGTACGTCCCCGTGCAGTCCAGGACCACGTCGGCCCGGTGCACGGACTCGCGCCCGTCCGCGTGGGCCACGAGGATCCGGAACGGACGGAGGGCGCGCACCCCGCTTCCGATCCCGTCGTCCTTGAGGGTCGCGTCCCGCGACACGGCCACGACCCGGGCACCGGTGTGGATGCATCCGGCCAGCACGCCCGCCAGCGGCTCCAGCACGCGCTCGACGTACTCGGCGCCGGTGGGGCAGTCCTCCGGGTCGTCCGCCGGGGCGGGTGCAGCCAGGGCGCGCCGCATCCGTTCGGACAGATCCAGCGCCCAGGGCGAGAACATGCGCACGTGACCCCACGCCCGGACGTGGCTGCCGACGCCCGGGCCGGCCTCGAAGACCGTGCAGGTCCAGCCGGACTCGCGCGCGGCCAGCGCCGCGTCCAGACCGATCGGGCCGGCACCCAGGATGGCGATGTGGGGAGCAGGCTTCATGGGTCGCGCTCGTCGACGGAGACCGGCGCGAGCAGGTAGCGCGAGACCTCTCCCGCCCGGAAGAACTCGCGCACCTCCCACCCCCGGTCCAGATAGTGGGTCAGGACCGCGCGCGTGGCTTCGCGCCAGCGTACGGCCTTCGCCAGCGAAAGGCTCTTGAGGGCGTCGAGGTTCCCCGGGATCGTCACCAGCACCTGCGGGGCCTCGAGGTCGGTGCGCGGCGCGACCGGCACCGGCAGCCCGTCCTCCATCGCCGCGTCCAGCGCCAGCGGGACGTCCGCCACCTCGTCGGGTCGGGGCACGCCGCGTCCTTCCAGGCGATCCGCCACGCGGCGGGTCGCGATGGGCCAGAGCGCCACGAAGCGGTCCGTCCCGATGCCCGCGTGCAGGGGAGAGTCGGTGTCGCCGTACATGTCGCGCGCGTATTCGCGCACGACGATCCCGAGCTTGTTGAAGTTGAGGTAGGCGTTGCGCGATTGGAGCGGATCGAACGTCCAGTAGACACGTCCGACATCCAACGCCCGCATGCGGTCACGCTGATACGCCTTCAAGCGGGTGCCCAGACCGGTGTCGCGCAGCCCCGGACGCACGGCCAGCATGTCCGACCAGTGCACCAGCCGGCCGCGCTCCACCCCCGTCATGCCGAACACGAACCCCACGAGCCCACCGTCCGCAGCGAACGCGCCAGCGGCCAGGCCGCCCAGGCGTTGCGCGACCTTGAGGATCGCCAGCGGGACCCGCTCCGAGAAGCCCCTGCCCCAGACCTCCTCCTGCAGCGCGATGCAGGCGTGGTATTCCGCGATGCTCGCGAAGGGGCGGATCTCGTACGCGGGGTCGCTCACAGCCGGCTCAAGAGGCGCGCCAGCAGCTCGATGCGCGCGGGCAGCGGCTCACGGTACACGAACTCGTGCAGCGAATGCGCACCCCCTCCGTCCGGCCCCAGGCCGTCGAGCGTGGGGCAGCCCACGCCGGCCAGCAGATTGCCGTCCGACGCCCCACCCGTCCCCCCGCCCGACAGCGGGAAGCCCAGGGCGCGGGCCTGCTCCACCGCCACGTCGAAGAGCGCCCGACTGCCCGGGGTCTCCTCCAGCGCGTAGCGGTTCACGCCGCCCGCCACCGTCAGCGTACAGCGCGGATCGCGCGGCTTGAGCCCCTGCATGGCGGCGTGGACGCGCTCGGCCTCTCCCCGTGTCCAGAAGCGGACATCCACGTCCGCCGCCGCGCGCTCGGCCACCACGTTGGACGCCGTCCCGCCCTGGATGGTGCCCGCGTTCAACGTGGTCTCCACACGCGCGTCCGCCAGGCCCAGGACGGTCCCCAGCACCCGCAGGAGCTCGTGGATGGCGCTCGCTCCGGCCTCGGGCTCGATGCCCGCATGCGCGGGCACGCCCTCCACCGCCACGTGGTAGAGGGCCACGCCTTTGCGGGCGAGCTTGACGCCCCCGCCCGGCAGGCTGGGCTCCAGCACCAGGGCCCCGCGCGCGGACCGGCCCAACTCCTCGATCCGGGCGCGCGACGTGGCCGACCCGCTCTCCTCGTCGCAGGTGAGGTAGACGAGCACCTGGTCGCGCAGCCGTTCGCCGCGCTCGGTCAGCCGGTCCAGCGCCACCAGGAGTGCGGCGATCCCGCCCTTCATGTCGTAGACGCCCGGCCCCGTCACCCGGTCGTCCTCCACCTGGAAGGGCAGGCGGTCGAGGGTCCCGACCGGATGGACCGTGTCGAAGTGACCGAGGATCAGGAGCGGCCCGCGTCCCGTGGACCGGGGCGCTCCCAGACGCGCCAGCAGGTGGGTGCCGGCGCCGCCCGCGGGCTCCAGCGCGACCTCGGCTCCACGGGCGCGGAAGGACTCCGCGATCTGTGCGGCGAGCGCCTCGAGACGCGCGATATCGCCGCTCGGGCTCTCCGCCCGCACCATCGGCTCCACCGCGGCCAACCACTGTTCGAACAAGCCCGTCACACCGCCTCTCCCTGGTCGTAGTAGCCCGCGGCCCGGTAGCTGGCGTCGAGCAGCTCCACCGGGTGCACGGCCTCCGTGCCGGCGCCATCCAGCACCAGCCCGGCTCCGATCTGCATCATGCACCCGGGATTGCCCGTGGCCACCAGCTCGGCGCCGGTCTCGCGCACGGCCCGCACCTTGTCTCCGCCGATGCGACCGCCGAGGTCGGGATGGGTCAGCGCGTAGATGCCGGCCCCGCCGCAGCATTCCTCGGCGCCGCGCAACGGCACCCGCTCCAGGCCGGGAATGGCGTCGAGCACCACGAGCGGAGCGGTGGTCACCTTCTGGGCGTGATGCAGGTGACAGGGCGCATCGTAGGTCACCCGACGGCGCAGCTCCGCACCGGGACGCGGGCCCTGCGCCACCAGCAGCTCGGTCACGTCGCGCACGCGCGCCGCCAGCCGTGCCGCACGCTCGGCCCACGCGGCGTCGTCCGCCAACAGGTGGCCGTACTCGCGCATGGCGGCCCCGCAGCCCGCCGCGTTGGTCACGATCCAGTCTGCGCCGCTCGTCTCGAACGCGGCGATGTTGCGACGCGCGAGCGCGCGTGCGTCCTCCACCGCCCCCGCATGGGCGTGCAGCGCGCCGCAGCAGCCCTGTCCGGCCGCGGTCCGGACGGCGTAGCCGTTGGCGGCGAGCGTACGGGCGGTCGCTCCGTTGACGCGCGCGAAGAGACCCTCCTGCACGCAGCCGTCCAGAAGCGCCACCGTGCCGGCGTCGCCCGCCGAGCGCGGCAGCCGACCCCCGGCGATCACGCCGCGGGCCGGGCCGGACGCCACCAGCATGGCCAGCCCCATCCGCGCGTTGGCGAAGAGCGCGGTGTCCGGCAGCAGGCGCAGCAGGAGGCTCGCCAGACCGGAGCCCCGTAGCAGTCGACCCGCGCCCATCAGGAGCCCGCGCATGCGGTCGGTCCCGAAGCCGAGGAGCAGCGCACGCGTCAGCGCCGAGGGCGGGCGCACGTCGAGCACGGCCGCGCGCGCCGCCTCCAGCAGGAGGCCGTACTCGACCCCGGACGGACAGACCGTCTCGCAGGCCCGACACCCGAGGCAGCGGTCGATGTGGGTGGCGAAGGCCGGATCGTCGGTCTCCAGCCGTCCCTCCACCACGGCCCGCATCAGGTGCAGGCGACCGCGCGGGGAATCGGCTTCGTCACCGAGGCGCGTGTACGTGGGGCAGGCCGGCAGGCAGAAGCCGCAGTGCACGCACGGCATGAGTCGGTCCGACTGCCGGGCCAGCCGCTCCGCGAGGTGCGTGGGGACCGGTCCCGTCCGGGGCGGGCTCACGCTCATGGCAGCCCTCCGCTCCCGGCCAGCACGCCGCCCGGGTCGAAGCCCGCGATCACGCGCGCCAGCAGGGCATCACGCCCGGCATCCGGCGCGAAGACCGGGAAGGCCCGCACCACGGACGCGGGCGCGGCGGTCAGGGTGAGGGAGCCCCCGCGCTGGGCGAGCCGGTGGCGGGCCGTGGCGAGCACACCGGGCAGGTCGGGCTCCACCAGGGCCACCGCGTCCGGCCCCAGATCCAGGGTGGCGAGGCCTTCCGTGGGGAGGATGCGCACGCCGGCGGCCGCTCCGGTCCGATCGGCCAGGGCGGCCACCTCGCCCAGGAGGACGTCCAGGGCAGCGGGTGGCAGGGTGGCCCGCAGGGACAGGCCGGGGACGGGGCGCTCGGCGGCGGTGTCCGCGAACGCCGTCGCCTCCGCGCCGTGCAGGGCGCGCACGGGCTGCGGGTCGCCCGCGCGTGCGGCCAGGATCGCCAGCGCCGCCTCGGTGGCCTCGGCGCCCCCCGCCATCCGCAGCAGCACGCACCAGCCCGCGCCGCCCCCGGGCAGGCTGGAGGCGGGACGCACCTCGAGCGCGGTGGGCACCACCGGGGCGGTGGCCAGGGCGCGCGCCAGCACCGTGACCTCGCGGGCGTCGCCGGCGAACACCCGGAGCTCGTCCGCGACCGGACGGGGGTGCAGGCGGGCACTGATGTCGGTGAGCAGGCCCAGACGGCCCCGGCCGCCGACGGCCAGCTTGAGGAGGTCGAAGCCCGCCACGTTCTTCACGACCCGTCCACCCAGGCGGAGCACCCGGCCGTCCCCGGTCACCAGGGTGGCGCCCAGCAGGAGGTCGCGGGTGCGGCCGTAGCTGGTGACCAGCGGACCCGCGAGGGCGGTGGCCGCGAGCGCGCCCAGCGTGGCGCGGGACGCCCCGGGCGGATCGAGCGCCAGCATCTGCCGATGGGGCGCCGTGGCGGCGTCCAGGTCGGCGCGCGCGGTGCCGGCGCCGGCGGTGAAGGTGAGGTCGGCGGGCTCGTAGTGGGTGATGCCCGCGAGCCGCCGGGCGCTCACGATCAGGTCCACCGGAGCGGCGTGCAGCGAGGCCGCGAGATGATGCCCGGCGCCCACGCAGGCCACGCGCACCGGGGAAGCCGCCAGACTCGCGAGCACGAGCGCGGCCTCGGCGGCGTCGCGCGGCTCCACCACGGCCTGCGGCGGCTCGCCGCCGACCGACCAGGCCTCGCAGGCGGCGCCCGTGAGACGCGGCACGTCGGTGGGCAGCGCGTCGAGGACGCGCTGCGCGGTCACGCTGCCCATGCGCTCTCCCACCTCATGCGTCCGCCCACACGTCGTCGGGAAGCACCTTCCCCGGATTCAGCAGGAGCGCGGGATCGAACGCCCGCTTCAGGTCGGCCATGGCCGTGAGCGCCGTGCGATCGTGGACGAGCGGCATGTACTTGCGCTTGTCCACCCCGACGCCGTGCTCACCGGTGATGGTGCCACCCACGTCGACGCAGATGCGCATGATCTCCGCGGAGGCCCGCTCCACGCGCTCCACCTGGTCCACGTCGTGCCGATCGAACAGGATGTTGGGGTGCAGGTTGCCGTCCCCGGCATGGAACACGTTCGCGACCTGCAGGCCGTACTCCGAGGCGATCCGGTCGATGGCCGCGAGCACGGCGGGCAGACGCGTGCGCGGCACGGTGGCATCCTGCACCAGCAGGTCCGGCGCGATGCGACCCATGGCGCCGAACGCCTTCTTGCGGCCCTTCCACAGGCCCGCGCGCGCTTCGGCGTCGCGGGCCGAGCGCACCTCGCGCGCGCCCGCGCGCCGACACTCCTCCGCCGCCTGCTCCGCCTCCAGGTCGAGCCCCGCTTCGAGCCCGTCGAACTCCACCACCAGCGCCGCGCCGGCATCCACGGGGTAGCCCGCAGCAAACACGCTGGCCTCCACCGCGCGGATGGTGTTGGCGTCGATGATCTCCAGCGCCGCGGGCAGCAGCCCTCGGGCGATGATGGCGGTGACGGCGGTGGCGGCCGCTTCCATGGAATCGAAGATGCCGAGCAGGGTGCGCACGCCGGGCGCGCGCGGAAGCAGGCGCACCTCGATCTCGGTGGTCAATGCGAAGCAGCCTTCCGAGCCGGTCACGGCGCCGACCAGGTCCAGCGGGTCGTCCTGCCGGCCCAGCCCCCCGAGCTCCACCACCGAGCCGTCGCTCAGCACCAGCGTCAGGCCACTCACGTAGCGCGACGTCACGCCGTACTTCAGGCAGTGCGGTCCACCCGAGTTCTCGGCGACGTTGCCGCCCAGCGTGCACGCGCTCTGGGACGACGGATCCGGCGCGTAGTAGAGCCCGTGCACGGCCGCGGCCTCGGAGAGCGCGGTGTTGATCACCCCGGGCTGGACGCGGGCGGTGCGGTTGTCGGGATCGAGCGCCAGGATGCGGTTCATGCGGCTCGTGCCCACGATGACCCCGCCCTTCGACGCAAGCGCGCCCCCGGACAGACCGGTGCCGGCGCCCCGGGGCACGATCGGCACCTGGGCGTCGGCCAGGAGGGTCACCACCGCCCGGACCTCGTCGGTGTCGGCCGGCAGCACCACGGCCTGCGGCGCGTGCCGGTAGGCGGTGAGGCCGTCCGACTCGTACACGAGCAGGCGTCCCGGATCGGTCAGGACCGCCTGGGCACCGACGACCCCGCCGAGGGCCTGGACGAGGCGCGGGCTGAGGGCGGGAGCGGTCATGGTGGGCAGGTCCGGCACATGGCTGGAGACGTGATCACCCCGAATCCGGAGCAAGGGGCCCGCGCCGGTCTGGAACGGCGTTCCGGCGCGAGGCGGCGGGATCGTACACCGCTGCCCGAGGAGGGTGCAACGGCCCCGGCTGGCGCGCGTAGATATGTGATGATAATATCACATCTCAGCGCCGCTCCTGCGCCCGGCGCCCCACGTTCCGCGAACCCCGGAGAACCCCGATGACCCGCTACTACGTCGTCAGCCTGGTGCTGCAGCTCGCCCATGTCCTGGGTGCCGAGGCCTCGCCCGCCGTGGGCGCGTACGCCGGCCTCTTCGGGGTGGGCATCCCCCTGGTGGTGGGGGTGTGGCTGGGCGCCACGGAAGGGCAGGGTGCGGGGCCGAGCGCCCGGTCGGGCTTCCTGGTCGGGCTGATCCCCGCCCTGCTGGGCCTCCTGTTGGCCGTGGCACTCGGGCACGTCGAGCCCTTCCTGCTGGTGGCGGGCAGTCTCTCCTCCGGCGTGGCCGGCGCCCTGGGTGGAGCCCTCGGCGCAGCCCTGGGGCGGCGGGGGGCGCGGGCCCGGGCCTGACCGGCCCGCCCAGCCGTGGGCGCCGTCCCGGCCGGTGACGGCGGGGTTGCGGGGTCCGCCCCCGTTCAGCCGTCCAGGAAGTCCTGGATGGCCCGCACGGACGTCTCGGCGGCGCGCCGCATCCCGGACGGGAGCGCCGCACCGTAGACCAGGTCCACCAGGCGGGTCAGATCCGCGCCCGGC of the Gemmatimonadota bacterium genome contains:
- a CDS encoding alkaline phosphatase family protein; the protein is MRVVLVFLDGVGIGSADPARNPFLSASLPTVRGALGGVPTLDSPRLEGPGGRSLPLDAGLGVEGRPQSGTGQTALLTGENAAERFGRHFGPWTPTGLRPLLAERNVLVRARDAGRRVAFANAYPERYLERVPSRRMAAPPLAAHAAGVLDRHQDHLARGEAVASEIVNDGWRKHLGFSALPEVSPQAAGANLAGIVRAHDLTLYAHYRTDEAGHAGTREAAHAALERVDRFLGGLLQALPDDGLVVVASDHGNLEELDAGHTTNPVLGLLLGRRPPADDHLDSILDVTEHLLRWSGVDA
- a CDS encoding ATPase, T2SS/T4P/T4SS family produces the protein MVRHAPLGELLVQAGALSPVALQEALERQRTGTGRLGETLVQHRLADAEAVARALAQQVALPYAPAPLAPDPAAARLVRPELARTLGLVPLALEGRALRVAMADPLDHDAVVQVGFHCGRRVVPAVASTRAIERAHLLAYGGELSELVRDLPSLRPEEDRSARVLEREASSAPVVRLVDLLLRRAVEDGASDIHLEGAGSELKVRLRVDGVLRTLIELPLVGRDAVVSRLKIMAGLDIAERRRPQDGGFQIEQAGGVLTVRASTLPVEGGEKVVLRLLDPLHAPAGLDVLGLADDDLRRLRRALGANQGLLLVAGPTGSGKSTTLQAALMELDRARRNVVTLEDPIEYRLDGAHQVQVRRAAGLTFPSVLRAVLRQDPDVIMVGEVRDGETAEIAISAAVTGHLVLSTVHTVDAAGALTRLMNMGVPAYLVAAGVTAVVAQRLVRTVCPRCRGRPSGCDACPDGYRGRTGIFQVLTVNDALRDRLLRGASTAELRRLARRAGTRSLVEDAQRKVAEGVTTPHEVARVLQADAGSLLPCRACGGDVPDESLGCPHCGAEVERRCACGSALLAEWRFCPACRRKA
- the menC gene encoding o-succinylbenzoate synthase — encoded protein: MRIDRLELREIGLNLKERFEISSGGRQDRRVLLLRVEAGGQTVWSECVAAEDPSYSYETTDTAWHLLTDFVLPVVAGTDVDDPREMLAPVAWIRGHPMALAAVEMAGWALESARRGAALRDVVGGTAESVPVGVSVGIQGTDDALIERVRAFVEQGYRKVKIKIKPGRDVAMLRVLREHFPDVPFMADANSAYTLADVDHLKQLDELDLMMIEQPLAWHDLRDHARLQAELATPICLDESIRSVEDARLAHELGSGRIINIKPGRVGGFASSVAIHDFCRAHDMPVWCGGMLESGVGRAYNLALASLPGFSLPGDISASSRYWARDVVTPEFVVDGGHMRVPSGVGIGVDLDLDFIDALTVRRQAFEG
- a CDS encoding FAD-dependent oxidoreductase, producing the protein MKPAPHIAILGAGPIGLDAALAARESGWTCTVFEAGPGVGSHVRAWGHVRMFSPWALDLSERMRRALAAPAPADDPEDCPTGAEYVERVLEPLAGVLAGCIHTGARVVAVSRDATLKDDGIGSGVRALRPFRILVAHADGRESVHRADVVLDCTGTYGQPNPLGDGGIPAPGERAAEADIVRSIPDVRSDASGWKGRRVLLVGAGHSAQTAARDLAGLAERTGTQVLWAVREDPACFEPIPDDPLPERAALARSAAALAAGRLPAVQVRAGRVVDAVAREGDALQVDLRRSDGAIERERVDRIVSLTGSIGDAGLYRQLQVHECWATAGLMKLSAALLGAGSSADCLDQGGHGIDALRSPEPDFFVLGSKSYGRNNTFLLKVGFEQVDDVFAHLRAR
- a CDS encoding M20/M25/M40 family metallo-hydrolase, which codes for MTGLFEQWLAAVEPMVRAESPSGDIARLEALAAQIAESFRARGAEVALEPAGGAGTHLLARLGAPRSTGRGPLLILGHFDTVHPVGTLDRLPFQVEDDRVTGPGVYDMKGGIAALLVALDRLTERGERLRDQVLVYLTCDEESGSATSRARIEELGRSARGALVLEPSLPGGGVKLARKGVALYHVAVEGVPAHAGIEPEAGASAIHELLRVLGTVLGLADARVETTLNAGTIQGGTASNVVAERAAADVDVRFWTRGEAERVHAAMQGLKPRDPRCTLTVAGGVNRYALEETPGSRALFDVAVEQARALGFPLSGGGTGGASDGNLLAGVGCPTLDGLGPDGGGAHSLHEFVYREPLPARIELLARLLSRL
- a CDS encoding (Fe-S)-binding protein encodes the protein MSVSPPRTGPVPTHLAERLARQSDRLMPCVHCGFCLPACPTYTRLGDEADSPRGRLHLMRAVVEGRLETDDPAFATHIDRCLGCRACETVCPSGVEYGLLLEAARAAVLDVRPPSALTRALLLGFGTDRMRGLLMGAGRLLRGSGLASLLLRLLPDTALFANARMGLAMLVASGPARGVIAGGRLPRSAGDAGTVALLDGCVQEGLFARVNGATARTLAANGYAVRTAAGQGCCGALHAHAGAVEDARALARRNIAAFETSGADWIVTNAAGCGAAMREYGHLLADDAAWAERAARLAARVRDVTELLVAQGPRPGAELRRRVTYDAPCHLHHAQKVTTAPLVVLDAIPGLERVPLRGAEECCGGAGIYALTHPDLGGRIGGDKVRAVRETGAELVATGNPGCMMQIGAGLVLDGAGTEAVHPVELLDASYRAAGYYDQGEAV
- a CDS encoding FAD-binding protein → MGSVTAQRVLDALPTDVPRLTGAACEAWSVGGEPPQAVVEPRDAAEAALVLASLAASPVRVACVGAGHHLAASLHAAPVDLIVSARRLAGITHYEPADLTFTAGAGTARADLDAATAPHRQMLALDPPGASRATLGALAATALAGPLVTSYGRTRDLLLGATLVTGDGRVLRLGGRVVKNVAGFDLLKLAVGGRGRLGLLTDISARLHPRPVADELRVFAGDAREVTVLARALATAPVVPTALEVRPASSLPGGGAGWCVLLRMAGGAEATEAALAILAARAGDPQPVRALHGAEATAFADTAAERPVPGLSLRATLPPAALDVLLGEVAALADRTGAAAGVRILPTEGLATLDLGPDAVALVEPDLPGVLATARHRLAQRGGSLTLTAAPASVVRAFPVFAPDAGRDALLARVIAGFDPGGVLAGSGGLP